Proteins from a single region of Oreochromis niloticus isolate F11D_XX linkage group LG7, O_niloticus_UMD_NMBU, whole genome shotgun sequence:
- the rhcgb gene encoding ammonium transporter Rh type C-like 2 — MGACQSFREMCDREKDTNVRLSLPAVCVVWQTAMIILFGVFIRYDHESDAHWVEHRKHLNLTDIENDFYFRYPSFQDVHVMIFVGFGFLMTFLKRYSFGGVGFNFLIAAFGIQWALLMQGWFHSLDYTDGKIKIGIENLINADFCVAGCLIAYGALLGKVSPVQLMVLTLFGITLFAVEEFIILSLIHARDAGGSMVIHTFGAYYGLSISWMLYRPNLHQSSRLQGSVYHSDVFAMIGTLFLWMFWPSFNSAICDHGDGQHRAAINTYLCLASTVLTTVAISSLFQKHGKLDMVHIQNSTLAGGVAAGTAAEFMLMPYGCLIVGFCCGVISTLGYIFLTPFMEKRLKIQDTCGIHNLHAMPGVIGGIVGAVTAASASVEVYGHEGLVNTFDFEGKFKDMVPTTQGGHQAAGLCVALCFGIGGGIIVGAILRLPIWGDPADDDCFDDETYWEVPEEEEEGIPTVLQYNNHMRNKDIAESNFTMESESRARS; from the exons ATGGGAGCTTGTCAGAGCTTTAGGGAAATGTGTGATCGTGAAAAGGACACCAATGTTCGTCTGAGTCTTCCAGCCGTTTGCGTTGTGTGGCAGACTGCCATGATCATCTTGTTTGGGGTTTTCATTCGTTATGATCACGAGTCGGATGCACACTGGGTAGAgcacagaaaacatttaaatttaactGACATTGAGAATGACTTCTACTTCAGATATCCAA GTTTCCAGGATGTCCATGTGATGATATTTGTTGGATTCGGTTTCCTCATGACGTTTCTTAAGCGATACAGCTTCGGAGGAGTAGGTTTCAACTTCCTCATCGCTGCCTTTGGTATTCAGTGGGCACTGCTGATGCAGGGCTGGTTCCACTCACTGGACTACACTGATGGGAAGATCAAAATTGGAATTGAAAA CCTGATAAATGCTGATTTCTGCGTGGCCGGCTGCTTAATTGCCTATGGAGCATTGCTGGGAAAAGTCAGTCCAGTCCAGCTAATGGTTCTGACTTTGTTTGGGATTACACTGtttgctgtggaggaatttatcATCCTAAGTCTTATACAT GCCAGAGATGCTGGAGGCTCCATGGTAATTCACACATTTGGAGCCTATTATGGTCTCTCCATATCATGGATGCTCTATCGTCCTAACTTGCACCAGAGCAGTCGTCTGCAGGGCTCTGTCTACCACTCAGATGTCTTTGCAATGATTG GCACCCTGTTCCTGTGGATGTTCTGGCCCAGCTTCAACTCAGCTATCTGTGATCACGGGGATGGGCAGCACAGAGCCGCCATCAACACTTACCTTTGTTTGGCCTCAACTGTCCTCACCACTGTGGCCATCTCGAGCCTCTTCCAGAAGCATGGGAAACTAGACATG GTTCACATCCAGAACTCCACACTTGCTGGAGGCGTTGCAGCTGGAACAGCAGCTGAGTTCATGCTGATGCCCTATGGCTGTCTTATTGTAGGTTTCTGCTGTGGCGTCATCTCCACACTTGGATATATCTTTCTCACG CCATTCATGGAGAAGCGCCTGAAGATCCAGGACACGTGTGGAATCCACAACCTCCACGCTATGCCAGGAGTTATAGGTGGCATTGTGGGAGCTGTTACAGCTGCATCTGCATCTGTTGAAGTTTATGGCCATGAAGG GCTGGTGAACACCTTTGACTTTGAGGGTAAATTCAAAGACATGGTACCCACAACGCAGGGCGGTCACCAGGCAGCAGGCCTCTGTGTGGCGTTGTGCTTCGGAATAGGTGGAGGCATCATTGTTG GCGCTATCTTAAGGCTACCTATCTGGGGAGATCCTGCAGATGACGACTGCTTTGATGATGAGACCTACTGGGAG GtcccagaggaggaggaggagggcatcCCAACAGTCCTGCAGTACAACAACCACATGCGAAACAAGGATAT CGCCGAGTCAAATTTCACCATGGAGTCGGAGTCCAGGGCTCGATCTTAA
- the gdpgp1 gene encoding GDP-D-glucose phosphorylase 1, translating to MSIQFVYSHQHFVTDVYRISGNNSAKSSASTKFDTAIQGGWADRMARGIFRYHLGDLKTRVLLGSHGYVAQLNIQRGIQRRKPQEILSIKQEFSAKQFNFNKIKHDEIIFEMIKDKKGCTPLTNNAECPQPQKMVVLVNVSPLEFGHCLFVPDPAHCLPQILTKFAIHVGIEAVLLSSDPSFRVGFNSLGAFASVNHLHLHGYYLDHPLKIESKPVKPLCPEKGFYRILDFPAGFLFYAESEEVEKVAQTICEVTDFLVNDNIAHNLFLTRGSPPCVQTQGEKDLCSRKGVRIAVWPRISCFGAKEEDAFNVALCELAGHLPFKNKKDFERMTEEDVVDVIQSYLLPEDEFHQLEQQLTEHLLCS from the coding sequence ATGTCTATCCAGTTTGTGTATAGCCATCAGCACTTCGTCACTGATGTGTATCGGATCAGTGGAAACAATTCCGCAAAAAGCTCTGCATCAACAAAGTTTGACACCGCCATCCAAGGCGGCTGGGCAGACAGGATGGCGCGGGGCATATTTCGCTACCATCTGGGGGATTTAAAAACACGGGTCCTGCTGGGTTCCCATGGCTACGTGGCTCAGCTGAATATCCAACGAGGAATACAGAGGAGAAAGCCTCAGGAGATCCTGAGCATTAAGCAGGAGTTCAGTGCCAAGCAGTTTAACTTTAACAAAATTAAACATGATGAAATCATATTTGAGATGATAAAGGACAAAAAAGGATGTACACCTTTGACTAACAATGCAGAGTGTCCTCAACCCCAGAAGATGGTTGTGTTGGTCAATGTTAGCCCTCTAGAGTTTGGACATTGTCTCTTTGTCCCAGATCCTGCTCACTGTCTCCCACAGATCCTGACAAAGTTTGCAATCCATGTCGGCATTGAAGCTGTGCTTCTGAGCTCTGATCCCAGTTTCCGTGTGGGGTTCAACAGTCTGGGAGCATTTGCATCTGTCAACCATTTACACCTCCATGGATATTACCTAGACCATCCCCTCAAGATAGAGTCTAAGCCAGTTAAACCTTTATGTCCTGAAAAGGGATTTTATCGAATTTTGGACTTTCCGGCAGGCTTTTTGTTTTATGCAGAATCAGAGGAGGTGGAGAAAGTGGCCCAAACTATCTGTGAAGTCACAGATTTTCTTGTGAATGATAATATTGCTCACAACCTCTTCTTGACTAGAGGAAGCCCGCCATGTGTTCAAACGCAAGGTGAAAAGGATCTCTGTTCAAGAAAAGGTGTTCGCATTGCTGTGTGGCCCAGAATATCCTGCTTCGGTGCCAAAGAGGAGGATGCCTTTAATGTTGCTCTATGTGAACTGGCTGGACATTTACCCTTTAAGAACAAAAAGGACTTTGAGCGCATGACAGAGGAAGATGTTGTTGATGTAATCCAGAGCTATCTTTTGCCTGAAGATGAGTTTCACCAGCTGGAACAGCAGCTTACTGAACATTTATTGTGTTCATAA